From Aquisalimonas asiatica, the proteins below share one genomic window:
- a CDS encoding YbaB/EbfC family nucleoid-associated protein yields the protein MKGGMGNLMKQAQKMQADMQKAQEEIAQMEITGQAGGGMVSVVINGKHECKRVEIDPSLFGDEDDRDMIADLVAAAFNDAVRKVQDATQERMQGMTEGLGLPPGMKLPF from the coding sequence ATGAAAGGCGGTATGGGCAATTTGATGAAGCAGGCCCAGAAGATGCAGGCCGACATGCAGAAGGCGCAGGAGGAGATCGCGCAGATGGAGATCACCGGCCAGGCCGGTGGTGGCATGGTGTCGGTGGTCATCAACGGCAAGCACGAATGCAAGCGGGTCGAGATCGATCCGAGCCTGTTCGGTGACGAGGACGACCGGGACATGATCGCCGATCTGGTCGCGGCTGCCTTCAACGACGCCGTCCGCAAGGTTCAGGATGCCACCCAGGAGCGCATGCAGGGCATGACCGAGGGGCTGGGGCTGCCGCCCGGAATGAAGCTGCCGTTCTGA
- the dnaX gene encoding DNA polymerase III subunit gamma/tau, with product MSYQVLARKYRPRIFADMAGQEHVLRALINGLENDRLHHAYLFTGTRGVGKTTVARVLAKCLNCETGVTSEPCGTCGACTSIDEGRFVDLIEVDAASRTRVEDTRELLDNVQYAPTHGRYKIYLVDEVHMLSTHSFNALLKTLEEPPPHVKFLLATTDPQKVPVTILSRCLQFNLKRLPASLIADYLGRVLQQEGIAAEAPGLARLARAADGSMRDALSLTDQALAFGGGQVTDDDVRGMLGSIEDHSVLDIIAALADQDGDGLMGVVEQLAERSPDFTDVLAAILTNLHLLGLLQTVPGAVDEDHPDRERLQALADALTPEDVQLFYQIGLTGRRDLPLAPEPRMGFEMVLLRMLAFRPDDGTTPPAGGHAPAAARATTPQQAPAGGTAAPRSAAPGNGSVGVAAPRDTGFGADPAEAANAAIADAVEERAEPGGEPPPEPVAMAQPAERNTDHHPSAPAVPASAPVSAEALPPWHELIPRLSLSGMAQALAMQCRWGGYAGGVVTLCLDERHRSLRNKQVEQRIESALGGHLGEAVSVRFQVERSGASEEAAEQTPAERVEVARRRRQEAAEAAIRDDPTIADMQQRFGAEVLPDSIQPAE from the coding sequence ATGAGCTATCAGGTACTGGCGCGCAAGTACAGGCCGAGAATCTTTGCGGACATGGCGGGTCAGGAGCACGTGCTGCGTGCGCTGATCAACGGCCTGGAGAACGATCGCCTGCACCACGCCTATCTCTTTACCGGCACCCGTGGGGTCGGCAAGACCACGGTCGCCCGGGTGCTCGCCAAGTGCCTGAACTGCGAAACAGGGGTCACCAGTGAACCCTGCGGTACGTGTGGAGCGTGCACATCCATCGACGAGGGCCGTTTCGTTGATCTGATCGAAGTGGACGCGGCGTCGCGCACGCGGGTGGAGGATACCCGGGAGCTGCTGGACAACGTGCAGTACGCGCCCACCCACGGGCGTTACAAGATCTACCTGGTGGACGAAGTGCACATGCTCTCCACCCACAGTTTCAACGCGCTGCTGAAGACGCTGGAAGAGCCGCCTCCGCATGTGAAATTCCTGCTGGCCACCACGGACCCGCAGAAGGTTCCCGTCACCATTCTGTCGCGCTGCCTGCAGTTCAACCTCAAGCGGCTGCCGGCGAGCCTGATTGCCGACTATCTGGGCCGCGTGCTGCAACAGGAAGGCATCGCCGCCGAGGCGCCGGGGCTCGCCCGGCTCGCGCGGGCGGCCGACGGCAGTATGCGCGATGCGCTCAGCCTCACGGATCAGGCGTTGGCCTTCGGCGGCGGGCAGGTTACCGATGATGACGTGCGCGGCATGCTGGGCAGCATCGAGGATCACAGCGTGCTCGACATCATCGCGGCACTGGCCGATCAGGATGGCGACGGCCTCATGGGCGTCGTGGAGCAGCTGGCGGAGCGCAGTCCCGATTTTACGGACGTGCTCGCTGCCATTCTCACCAATCTCCACCTGCTGGGTCTGCTCCAGACCGTGCCCGGGGCGGTGGATGAAGACCATCCCGACCGCGAGCGGCTGCAGGCGCTCGCCGATGCGCTCACGCCCGAGGATGTCCAGCTGTTCTACCAGATCGGGCTGACCGGGCGACGTGACCTGCCGTTGGCACCGGAGCCGCGCATGGGGTTCGAGATGGTGCTTCTGCGCATGCTGGCATTCCGCCCGGACGACGGCACCACGCCGCCTGCCGGAGGACACGCGCCGGCGGCAGCGCGCGCCACGACGCCGCAGCAGGCGCCGGCAGGCGGTACGGCGGCGCCCCGGTCTGCCGCTCCCGGGAACGGTTCGGTCGGCGTTGCGGCTCCGCGCGACACCGGTTTCGGTGCCGACCCGGCGGAGGCCGCCAATGCCGCGATTGCCGATGCCGTGGAGGAGCGGGCCGAGCCCGGGGGCGAGCCCCCGCCGGAGCCGGTTGCAATGGCGCAGCCGGCGGAGCGGAACACCGACCATCACCCGTCGGCACCGGCCGTGCCCGCGAGTGCGCCGGTGAGTGCGGAGGCGCTGCCTCCCTGGCACGAGCTGATCCCCCGCCTGTCGCTGTCGGGTATGGCCCAGGCGCTGGCGATGCAGTGTCGCTGGGGTGGCTACGCCGGTGGTGTGGTCACGCTCTGTCTGGACGAGCGGCATCGCTCCCTGCGGAACAAACAGGTGGAGCAGCGGATCGAATCAGCGTTGGGCGGCCATCTCGGCGAGGCTGTCAGCGTGCGTTTCCAGGTCGAGCGCTCGGGGGCATCCGAGGAGGCCGCGGAGCAGACCCCGGCGGAACGGGTGGAGGTGGCGCGGCGCCGGCGTCAGGAAGCGGCGGAAGCGGCGATCCGGGACGACCCGACCATCGCCGACATGCAGCAGCGCTTCGGTGCCGAGGTGCTGCCGGATTCAATTCAGCCCGCGGAGTGA
- a CDS encoding sulfurtransferase — MSEPLLPLLVEPEQLQAKLDDPRLLIVDLSDPAVYAQQHVPGAIHLTYAWLVRKTPPALGLLPDAEALSAVLSEIGLSYDRHVVAYDNEGNGRASRLLWTLDVCGHPHWSLLNGGSHAWFNEGFPGESGENTPVASDYRVTLPPDPPALADKEWLLKHLDDDNVAVLDARSPGEFDGVDVRAARGGHIPGAVNLEWTQAMDRERNLRLLPPERLQAMLAERGIGPEQEVVAHCQTHHRSALSYVMLRSLGYEKVRGYAGSWSEWGNDPDTPVEQ; from the coding sequence ATGAGCGAACCGCTACTGCCTCTGCTGGTCGAGCCGGAACAACTCCAGGCGAAACTGGACGACCCGCGCCTGCTCATCGTCGACCTGAGCGACCCGGCCGTCTATGCCCAGCAGCACGTGCCCGGCGCCATCCACCTCACCTACGCCTGGCTGGTGCGCAAGACACCGCCCGCCCTTGGCCTGCTTCCCGACGCAGAGGCACTGTCGGCGGTGCTCTCGGAGATCGGCCTGAGCTACGACCGTCACGTGGTCGCTTACGACAACGAGGGCAACGGCCGCGCCAGCCGGTTGCTGTGGACGCTGGACGTCTGCGGCCATCCCCACTGGTCGCTGCTCAACGGCGGCAGTCACGCCTGGTTCAACGAGGGCTTTCCCGGCGAATCGGGCGAGAATACGCCAGTCGCCAGTGACTACCGGGTAACGCTGCCGCCGGACCCGCCCGCCCTCGCGGACAAGGAATGGCTACTCAAGCATCTGGACGACGACAACGTGGCGGTGCTGGACGCGCGCTCACCGGGGGAGTTCGACGGCGTGGACGTGCGTGCCGCCCGTGGCGGGCACATCCCCGGCGCAGTCAACCTTGAGTGGACCCAGGCGATGGACCGGGAGCGCAATCTCCGGCTCCTGCCGCCGGAACGGTTGCAGGCGATGCTGGCGGAGCGCGGGATTGGCCCGGAGCAGGAGGTCGTGGCCCACTGCCAGACCCACCACCGGTCCGCCCTGAGCTACGTCATGCTGCGCAGCCTGGGCTATGAGAAAGTCCGTGGCTATGCGGGCTCATGGTCGGAATGGGGTAATGACCCGGACACCCCGGTGGAGCAGTAG
- the orn gene encoding oligoribonuclease yields MAPSPDNLIWIDLEMTGLDTDRDYIIEIATVVTDSQLTILAEGPVIAIHQSDQILQGMDEWNTRQHGRSGLTDRVRRSEYDEAAAERETIAFLEQWVPAGVSPMCGNSICQDRRFLHRSMPDLEAYFHYRHLDVSTLKELAKRWSPDLVKEFRKEGSHLAMDDVKESIRELRFYRERFLVASGQ; encoded by the coding sequence ATGGCACCCAGTCCCGACAACCTGATCTGGATTGACCTGGAAATGACAGGTCTCGATACGGATCGGGACTACATCATCGAGATCGCCACGGTGGTGACCGACAGCCAGCTCACCATTCTCGCCGAGGGGCCGGTGATCGCGATTCACCAGTCGGACCAGATCCTGCAGGGGATGGACGAGTGGAATACACGCCAGCACGGCCGCAGCGGGCTGACGGATCGCGTGCGCCGCAGCGAGTACGACGAGGCCGCGGCCGAGCGCGAGACGATCGCATTCCTGGAGCAGTGGGTGCCGGCCGGTGTCTCGCCCATGTGCGGCAACAGCATTTGCCAGGACCGGCGGTTCCTGCACCGCTCCATGCCGGATCTGGAAGCCTACTTCCATTACCGGCATCTGGACGTGAGCACGCTGAAGGAACTGGCCAAGCGCTGGAGCCCGGATCTGGTGAAGGAGTTCCGCAAGGAGGGCAGCCACCTGGCAATGGACGACGTCAAGGAGTCCATCCGGGAGCTGCGCTTCTACCGCGAGCGCTTTCTGGTCGCCTCCGGGCAGTAG
- the recR gene encoding recombination mediator RecR: MAYSPLIEQLIASLRSLPGVGPKSAQRMAFHLLQRDRRGGAALAEVLGAAMERVGECRDCRLPTEEEQCSICRSDGRDAGVLCLVESPSDVFALDQATDYHGRYFVLGGRLSPLDGIGPAELGLDRLEERLRSGEIREVILATSPTVEGEATAQYVAELAREGGASCSRIAHGVPMGGELETVDSGTLGHAFAGRRRYE, translated from the coding sequence ATGGCCTACTCCCCTCTGATCGAACAGTTGATCGCCAGCCTGCGCAGCCTTCCCGGGGTTGGTCCCAAGAGCGCGCAGCGCATGGCGTTTCACCTGTTGCAGCGGGATCGACGCGGTGGTGCGGCGCTGGCGGAGGTGCTGGGTGCCGCCATGGAGCGTGTGGGCGAATGCCGGGACTGCCGCCTCCCCACTGAAGAGGAGCAGTGCTCCATCTGCCGCAGCGACGGGCGTGATGCAGGCGTGCTCTGCCTGGTGGAAAGCCCGTCGGATGTCTTCGCCCTGGATCAGGCCACCGATTATCACGGTCGCTACTTCGTGCTGGGAGGGCGGCTGTCGCCTCTGGACGGAATCGGCCCCGCGGAGCTCGGTCTCGACCGGCTGGAGGAGCGGCTGCGCTCCGGCGAGATCCGGGAGGTGATCCTGGCCACCAGCCCCACCGTCGAGGGCGAGGCCACTGCCCAGTACGTGGCCGAACTGGCCCGGGAGGGCGGGGCAAGCTGCAGCCGCATTGCCCACGGCGTGCCCATGGGGGGTGAGCTGGAGACCGTGGACAGCGGCACGCTGGGTCACGCTTTCGCCGGTCGCCGTCGTTACGAGTAG
- the rsgA gene encoding ribosome small subunit-dependent GTPase A produces MDQARVIVSFGADSIIETADGQLHRALTRRRTGRAIAGDRVDWGGQPPHQVVIERIQPRRNTLVRTNYRGQERPLAANLDQLVVVCAPQPAPDQRLVDRYLVLATSLNVDPVVVINKSDRLDDHDASAVQAALAGAHARACPIHTVSCATGDGLEALTAALADRTSLLVGQSGVGKSSLINALVPDRQARTQAISEASGQGRHTTTETTLYPLPGGGDLVDSPGVRILRLAHLSRDVIESGFPDIAPYADACEFRDCEHDREPGCAVRAAVDQGRIDAGRVASLQELLAERNAG; encoded by the coding sequence ATGGATCAAGCCAGGGTCATTGTCAGCTTCGGCGCCGACAGCATCATCGAGACCGCCGATGGGCAGCTCCACCGCGCGCTCACCCGGCGCCGCACGGGCCGTGCAATCGCCGGCGACCGCGTTGACTGGGGCGGGCAACCACCCCATCAGGTGGTGATCGAGCGCATCCAGCCCCGCCGCAACACACTGGTGCGCACCAATTACCGGGGGCAGGAACGGCCCCTGGCGGCCAACCTGGATCAACTCGTCGTCGTCTGCGCGCCCCAGCCCGCACCGGATCAGCGCCTTGTAGACCGCTACCTGGTTCTCGCCACGAGCCTGAATGTGGATCCCGTGGTGGTGATCAACAAGAGCGACCGCCTCGATGATCATGACGCCAGCGCCGTGCAGGCGGCACTGGCCGGGGCGCACGCACGCGCATGCCCGATCCACACCGTGAGCTGCGCCACCGGCGATGGCCTGGAAGCGCTGACCGCCGCCCTCGCCGATCGCACCAGCCTGCTGGTGGGTCAATCAGGCGTCGGTAAATCGTCACTGATCAACGCCCTGGTCCCCGACCGGCAGGCCCGCACCCAGGCCATCTCCGAGGCCAGCGGCCAGGGCCGGCACACCACAACGGAGACCACCCTCTACCCGCTACCGGGCGGAGGCGACCTGGTGGATTCGCCAGGCGTGCGCATCCTGCGCCTGGCGCATCTGTCCCGGGACGTGATCGAATCGGGATTTCCTGACATTGCACCCTATGCAGACGCGTGCGAGTTCAGGGACTGCGAACACGATCGTGAGCCCGGCTGTGCGGTGCGCGCCGCCGTGGATCAGGGGCGGATCGACGCAGGCAGGGTCGCCAGCCTGCAGGAGCTGCTGGCAGAGCGCAACGCCGGCTGA
- the glcE gene encoding glycolate oxidase subunit GlcE, protein MTSNDHGDALAQQVAAAADSGTPLRIRGQGSKDFLGRTPSGDVLDLSAHSGIINYEPTELVLTARAGTPLSELEAALSGSGQMMPFEPPHFGDASTIGGTIAAGLSGPRRPWAGSARDLILGVRLINGQGENMRFGGEVIKNVAGYDVSRLATGSYGTLGVILDISMKVLPLPEAEVSLRLDHGETEGFNAVEQAFRAGVPVSGAAHDGKQLRVRLSGTKLAVDAGIKHLGGEQDDDPATFWHALRDHRLPVFTDDGPALWRLSLPPMADIPDLPGQRLADWGGQQHWLRTDASPEHVFSEAARLGGHATCFHGGDRDGDVFHPLSPGLRRLHERVKTAFDPKGILNPGRLYAGI, encoded by the coding sequence ATGACCAGCAACGACCACGGCGATGCGCTCGCGCAACAGGTTGCAGCCGCTGCCGACAGCGGGACCCCCCTGCGCATCCGCGGCCAGGGCAGCAAGGATTTCCTCGGGCGGACGCCAAGCGGCGACGTCCTGGACCTGTCCGCGCACAGCGGCATCATCAACTATGAACCGACGGAGCTGGTTCTCACTGCACGCGCCGGCACGCCGCTGAGCGAGCTTGAGGCGGCGCTGTCCGGGAGCGGCCAGATGATGCCGTTCGAGCCGCCCCATTTCGGTGATGCGTCAACCATCGGCGGCACCATCGCCGCCGGGCTTTCCGGCCCGCGCCGGCCCTGGGCCGGTTCCGCCCGGGATCTGATCCTCGGAGTGCGGCTGATCAACGGCCAGGGCGAGAACATGCGTTTCGGCGGGGAAGTCATCAAGAACGTCGCCGGCTACGACGTCTCGCGGCTGGCCACCGGCAGCTACGGCACCCTGGGCGTCATTCTCGACATCTCCATGAAGGTGCTGCCCCTGCCCGAGGCGGAAGTCAGCCTGCGCCTTGATCACGGCGAGACCGAAGGGTTCAACGCGGTTGAGCAGGCGTTCCGCGCCGGCGTCCCCGTCTCCGGCGCGGCCCATGACGGCAAACAACTGCGCGTGCGCCTGTCCGGAACGAAACTGGCGGTGGACGCCGGCATCAAGCACCTGGGCGGCGAGCAGGACGACGACCCCGCCACCTTCTGGCACGCACTGCGTGACCACAGGTTACCCGTATTCACCGACGACGGCCCTGCCCTGTGGCGGCTGTCCCTGCCCCCCATGGCGGACATACCCGACCTGCCCGGCCAGCGCCTGGCGGACTGGGGCGGCCAGCAGCACTGGCTGCGTACCGATGCGAGCCCCGAGCATGTGTTCAGCGAAGCGGCTCGACTCGGCGGACACGCCACCTGCTTTCACGGTGGCGACCGGGACGGCGACGTGTTTCACCCGCTCAGTCCTGGCCTGCGGCGCCTGCACGAGCGGGTCAAGACCGCCTTCGACCCCAAGGGCATATTGAATCCGGGCAGGCTCTACGCCGGCATCTGA
- the glcF gene encoding glycolate oxidase subunit GlcF, with protein sequence MQTWLTDAIKNTPEGQEAERILRKCTHCGFCLATCPTYQLVGNELDSPRGRIYLMKQVLEGQPATSTTQMHLDRCLTCRNCESTCPSGVEYGKLVDIGRAMVEEQVPRSGHGALMRSTLRTVLPRRRLFSALIRAGQVFRPLVPGSLRGKIPQPRQAPAWPEPKGHSRKVLMLEGCVQPALEPAINPTTARLLDRLGIEIVRTSGSECCGAIDQHLGHPQKAAERVRANIDAWWPHIEAGAEAVVVNASGCGVQVKDYGHLLQDDPEYADKAARVSELAVDPVELLLQEEERLAPASSAPRKVAFQSPCTLQHGQKLGGRVEAMLRRLGFELTPTPDAHLCCGSAGTYSVLQPEMAKELRTNKLRNLQSGKPELIATANIGCLTHLNETSEVPVRHWLELLDAR encoded by the coding sequence ATGCAGACCTGGCTTACCGACGCGATCAAGAACACCCCCGAAGGACAGGAAGCGGAACGCATCCTGCGCAAGTGCACCCACTGCGGCTTCTGTCTGGCGACCTGCCCCACCTACCAGCTGGTCGGCAACGAGCTGGACAGCCCGCGTGGGCGCATCTACCTGATGAAACAGGTGCTGGAAGGGCAACCCGCCACCAGCACCACACAGATGCACCTGGACCGCTGCCTGACCTGCCGCAACTGCGAATCCACCTGCCCGTCGGGCGTGGAGTACGGCAAGCTCGTGGACATCGGCCGGGCCATGGTCGAGGAGCAGGTGCCCCGCTCCGGACACGGGGCGCTGATGCGCTCGACGCTGCGCACGGTGCTGCCACGCCGTCGGCTGTTCTCCGCGCTGATCCGTGCGGGCCAGGTGTTCCGTCCGCTGGTGCCGGGCAGCCTGCGGGGCAAGATCCCGCAACCGCGACAGGCTCCCGCCTGGCCGGAACCCAAGGGTCACTCCCGCAAGGTGCTGATGCTTGAGGGGTGCGTGCAGCCGGCGCTGGAACCGGCCATCAACCCGACGACCGCGCGACTGCTGGACCGCCTGGGCATCGAGATCGTCCGCACCAGCGGCAGCGAGTGCTGCGGCGCCATCGACCAGCACCTGGGCCACCCGCAGAAGGCCGCGGAGCGCGTGCGCGCCAATATCGACGCCTGGTGGCCCCATATCGAAGCAGGCGCGGAAGCGGTGGTGGTCAACGCCAGCGGATGCGGCGTTCAGGTCAAGGACTACGGCCACCTGCTGCAGGATGACCCCGAGTACGCCGACAAGGCCGCACGCGTCTCCGAGCTGGCCGTGGACCCGGTCGAGCTGCTGCTGCAGGAGGAGGAACGTCTCGCTCCAGCATCCAGTGCCCCCCGCAAGGTCGCCTTTCAGTCGCCGTGTACGCTCCAGCACGGACAGAAGCTCGGCGGACGTGTGGAGGCCATGCTGCGTCGACTGGGCTTTGAACTGACACCCACCCCCGATGCACACTTGTGCTGCGGCTCCGCCGGTACCTACTCGGTCCTGCAGCCGGAAATGGCCAAGGAGCTGCGGACCAACAAGCTGCGGAACCTGCAGTCCGGCAAACCGGAGCTGATTGCCACGGCCAACATCGGCTGCCTCACTCATCTGAACGAAACGTCCGAGGTGCCCGTCCGGCACTGGCTGGAACTGCTGGACGCCCGCTGA
- a CDS encoding FAD-linked oxidase C-terminal domain-containing protein has translation MASVYRTEDCQFTVDRDALIRRLGEALHGDNLLVDDEAMRPYECDGLSGYRQMPQVVAIPETVEEVRQVLRICSEMNIPVVARGSGTSLSAGALPHPQGVLLSLARFNRILEVDHERRIATLQPGVRNLAISEAAAPYGLYYAPDPSSQIACSIGGNVAENAGGVHCLKYGLTVHNVLEVTMITMDGELVTIGSEALDSPGFDLLAAITGSEGMLGVIVEIKVKLLPNPPTKDVLLAAFKDVETAGNAVAGIIAAGIIPGGLEMMDGPAIQAAEDFVHAGYPTEAAAILICELDGSADDVEAQREHVCRLLEEFGSEDIRVAQNDDEKARFWAGRKAAFPAVGRISPDYYCIDGTIPRRQLAYVLQEMQKLSDDYGLRVVNVFHAGDGNLHPLVLYDGNVPGEFERTEELGGKILELCIAVGGTVTGEHGVGMEKINQMCVQFQTPDLDQFRALKNAFDPQGLLNPGKAIPTLNRCAEFGAMHVHHGELPHPDIPRF, from the coding sequence ATGGCTTCGGTCTATCGTACGGAAGACTGCCAGTTCACCGTTGACCGCGACGCGCTGATCCGCCGTCTCGGCGAGGCTCTCCACGGCGACAACCTGCTGGTGGACGACGAGGCCATGCGCCCGTACGAGTGCGACGGGCTCTCCGGCTACCGCCAGATGCCGCAGGTAGTGGCCATCCCCGAGACGGTGGAAGAAGTCCGGCAGGTGCTGCGCATCTGCTCCGAAATGAATATCCCCGTGGTCGCTCGCGGGTCCGGCACCAGCCTGTCTGCCGGTGCCCTGCCCCACCCCCAGGGCGTTCTGCTGAGCCTGGCCCGTTTCAACCGGATTCTCGAAGTCGACCACGAGCGGCGTATCGCCACGCTGCAGCCCGGCGTACGCAATCTGGCGATCTCCGAAGCGGCCGCACCCTACGGCCTGTACTATGCGCCCGACCCGTCTTCCCAGATCGCCTGCTCCATCGGCGGCAACGTCGCCGAGAACGCCGGCGGTGTGCACTGCCTGAAATACGGCCTGACGGTGCACAACGTGCTGGAAGTCACCATGATCACCATGGACGGGGAGCTGGTCACCATCGGCTCCGAGGCCCTGGACAGCCCCGGGTTCGACCTTCTGGCCGCGATCACCGGCTCCGAGGGCATGCTCGGTGTCATCGTCGAAATCAAGGTAAAGCTGCTGCCGAACCCGCCCACCAAGGACGTGCTCCTGGCGGCGTTCAAGGACGTGGAAACCGCCGGCAACGCCGTCGCCGGCATCATTGCCGCCGGCATCATCCCCGGTGGACTGGAGATGATGGACGGCCCGGCCATCCAGGCTGCCGAGGATTTCGTCCATGCCGGCTACCCCACCGAGGCTGCCGCCATCCTGATCTGCGAACTGGATGGTAGCGCCGATGACGTGGAGGCCCAGCGGGAGCACGTCTGCAGACTGCTGGAAGAGTTCGGCTCGGAGGACATCCGCGTCGCGCAGAACGACGACGAGAAAGCGCGCTTCTGGGCGGGACGCAAGGCGGCATTCCCGGCAGTGGGCCGCATCTCCCCGGACTACTACTGCATCGACGGCACCATCCCGCGCCGCCAGCTCGCCTACGTGCTGCAGGAAATGCAGAAGCTGAGCGACGACTACGGCCTGCGGGTGGTCAACGTCTTCCACGCCGGTGACGGCAATCTGCACCCGCTGGTGCTCTACGACGGCAACGTGCCCGGCGAGTTCGAACGCACGGAGGAGCTGGGCGGCAAGATTCTCGAACTGTGCATCGCCGTTGGCGGCACCGTGACGGGCGAACACGGCGTGGGCATGGAGAAGATCAACCAGATGTGCGTCCAGTTCCAGACGCCCGATCTCGACCAGTTCCGCGCCCTGAAGAATGCGTTCGATCCGCAGGGGCTGCTCAACCCGGGCAAGGCGATTCCGACGCTGAATCGCTGCGCGGAGTTCGGCGCCATGCACGTCCACCATGGCGAGCTGCCGCACCCCGACATCCCCAGGTTCTGA